In one window of Candidatus Poribacteria bacterium DNA:
- a CDS encoding MoxR family ATPase codes for MPATEEVQAIEELMKSQELILAQLKKIIVGQEEVINQMLMALFAGGHCLLEGVPGLAKTLMIRTLAQILNLKFKRIQFTPDLMPADITGTDVLEEDRTTGHRTIRFIQGPIFANILLADEINRTPPKTQAALLEAMQEYHVTAGGNEFELERPFFVLATQNPIEQEGTYPLPEAQLDRFMFKIVIDYPTEAEETDIVSTTTGAEIPDLETTLSGHTIVALHNIVRRVPAADNVVQYAVKIARATRPKMEDAPDFIKEWIRWGAGPRAGQYLILGAKARAILRGRYNASCEDVKSVAPAVLRHRILTNFHAEAEGVDSDTVVQRLLDTVQEPAARL; via the coding sequence ATGCCAGCAACAGAAGAAGTTCAAGCCATAGAAGAGTTGATGAAAAGCCAAGAACTCATTTTGGCACAACTGAAAAAGATTATAGTCGGGCAAGAGGAAGTCATTAATCAGATGTTGATGGCACTTTTTGCCGGGGGGCATTGTCTATTAGAAGGCGTGCCAGGTCTCGCCAAAACGCTCATGATTCGGACTTTGGCGCAAATCCTGAACCTCAAATTCAAGCGAATCCAATTCACGCCGGATCTGATGCCTGCTGACATCACTGGCACCGATGTCCTCGAAGAAGATCGGACAACTGGGCATCGCACGATTCGGTTTATTCAGGGACCCATCTTCGCCAACATCCTCCTCGCCGACGAGATTAACAGGACCCCCCCGAAAACACAAGCCGCACTTCTGGAAGCGATGCAGGAATATCACGTCACCGCCGGCGGCAACGAATTTGAATTGGAACGGCCCTTCTTCGTGCTTGCAACACAGAATCCGATTGAGCAAGAGGGTACATATCCACTCCCCGAAGCACAGTTGGATCGGTTTATGTTCAAAATTGTTATCGACTATCCGACAGAAGCTGAGGAGACAGACATCGTTTCGACAACAACTGGGGCGGAGATCCCTGATCTTGAAACGACACTCTCCGGGCACACTATCGTAGCACTCCATAATATTGTGAGGCGTGTACCCGCCGCCGATAACGTCGTACAATACGCCGTGAAAATCGCACGCGCAACGCGTCCAAAAATGGAAGACGCTCCCGATTTCATTAAGGAATGGATACGATGGGGGGCAGGACCTCGCGCGGGGCAGTATCTCATCTTAGGGGCGAAAGCCCGAGCGATTCTACGCGGCAGATACAACGCCTCTTGTGAAGATGTCAAATCCGTCGCACCGGCAGTCCTACGACATCGAATCTTAACCAACTTCCACGCCGAGGCAGAGGGTGTCGATTCCGATACCGTCGTCCAACGGCTGCTCGACACAGTGCAGGAACCCGCTGCAAGACTATAA
- a CDS encoding glycosyltransferase family 2 protein has protein sequence MKISVVIPALNEENAIAKVIADIPKTVYASDGHTGGRVQEIIVVDNGSTDNTAAIAEQHGARIINEPKRGYGAACLAGITALAETTPDIVVFLDGDYSDYPTDMPKLLQPIFEGSAAFVIGARKADNAREALLPQARFGNWLACLLIHRFFGIRYTDLGPFRAIRYPQLLALNMQDKTFGWTVEMQLKAAKQSIPVCEVPVRYRKRIGTSKITGTLTGTLKAGYKILTTLIYHRFLA, from the coding sequence ATGAAAATATCAGTCGTCATTCCAGCACTCAACGAAGAAAACGCCATCGCCAAAGTTATCGCCGATATACCGAAAACGGTGTACGCCTCTGACGGACACACAGGTGGGAGAGTCCAAGAGATTATCGTTGTTGACAACGGCTCTACGGATAACACCGCTGCAATCGCAGAGCAACATGGAGCACGGATTATCAACGAACCGAAGAGAGGCTACGGGGCTGCCTGTTTGGCAGGTATCACGGCACTCGCGGAGACAACACCCGACATCGTCGTTTTTCTCGATGGCGACTATAGCGATTATCCCACAGACATGCCAAAGCTGCTCCAACCCATCTTTGAAGGCAGTGCCGCGTTCGTCATCGGCGCAAGGAAGGCAGACAACGCACGAGAAGCGTTATTACCCCAAGCCCGATTCGGCAATTGGCTTGCGTGTCTCTTAATACACCGGTTCTTTGGCATCCGCTATACAGACTTAGGACCCTTCCGAGCGATCCGATACCCACAACTCCTCGCCCTGAACATGCAAGACAAAACCTTCGGCTGGACAGTAGAGATGCAACTCAAAGCCGCGAAACAGTCAATTCCTGTCTGCGAGGTTCCGGTTCGTTATCGAAAACGCATCGGCACCTCCAAAATCACCGGCACCCTCACCGGTACCCTCAAAGCAGGCTACAAAATACTCACAACCCTCATCTACCACCGCTTTTTGGCATAA